A stretch of DNA from Micromonospora sp. NBC_01813:
TTGGTTGCGCCGCCGGCCGCCGGCAGCAGCACCCCGAACTCCAGCAGCAGGCGCAGCGGGACGGTCGCCACCGCGATCAGCGTGTCCCGTCGCCAGTGCCGTGACGTCAGGCCGAGACTCCGGCGGGTCAGCCCGTGGCGGCGTAGCCACCAGGCGACGAGGGCGGCGGCCGACACCAGTTCGGCGACGGCGACCGCGACCAGCACCGCCGGCACCCCGTCGGCCGCGAACACGCCCATGGCGAGCGGCGGACCGACGAAGCAGACGATCGCGCCGACGAGGAACACCCCGGCGGTACGGACGGAAACGGGGATGGTCACGGCGGGTCCAGCCTTCCGGTCGGCGGCTCGGGTCGTTCGACATGCCGGTGGCGGGTGTCCCGCCAGGCTGCATATCGATTTTCGATATACTAGACGAGGGTCATATCGAATTTCGATAGGGAGGTCGGCGTGCGGCAGGACATCGAGCAGGGGGTCCGCCCCCGTACCGGTCCAGCTGGTCAAAGGGCCTTCGAGGCGGTCACGGCGGGTGCCGTGGCGCTCGGCACCCTGCTGGCCGTCGGCTCGGCGATCGGCGTACTGGTCGCCGACAACCTGGTCGTGCCCGTGACGGTGAACCCCAGCGACGACCTCGGGCCGCAGGCCACCGCCGGTCGCTTCGCGCTCGCACCCCAGGGCGCCGCCGTCCTGACCGTGACCGAGCCGACCGCCGGCGACCGGCTCTGGATCTTCGGGCCGGCGCTGCTACTCGCCGCCGTCATCGCGGCGACCGGCGGACTGCTGTGGCGGGTGGTGCGGTCGCTGCGCACCGCGGACCCGTTCCACCCGCGCAACGCCCGCCGGGTCGGCGCGGCGGCCGCCGTACTGCTGGTCGCCGGATCCCTGGCCGCCGCGCTGCAGGCCGCCGGTCACCTCGCACTCGTCGGCGCTGCCCGGCGCGCCTGGCCGCCGGACCAGGCACTCGCGCTACAGGCCGTCATCGACCCGCCGGCAGCCGTCCTGCTGCTCGGCCTCGGCCTCGGCGCGGCGGCCGAGTTCCTGCGCCGGGGTGCGGCGCTGCGCGCCGACCTCGACGGACTGGTCTGATGGCCCCGGCCGACGACGAGCAGCCCGCCGGTCATCGAGTGGTCTGCCACCTCGACCAACTGCTCGCCGAGCACCGGATGACCCTCACCGAACTCGCCGAACGGGTCGGGGTCACCGTGGTGAACCTGTCGGTGTTGAAGAACGACCGGGCCAGAGCCATCCGGTTCTCCACCCTGACCGCCATCTGCGATGTGCTCCACTGCCAACCGGGTGACCTGTTCAGCGTGCGTCCCACCGGGTCAGCGCAAGCGCCCGACCCGCCCGGTCACCCGTAGGTCCCACTCGACAAGGTCATCTCCGACCGCCGGCCTGGCCCGGTCGGTGTCACCGGACTTCGGACAGGTCGGCGAGGAGGGTGTCGAGGACCAACTCCTCCTCGATACGCGTGCCGTGCTGGCTCATCGCGGCGGACAGCCCGGTGTCCCAGCTGGCGTCGACCGGCTGGCCGGTCAGCGTCCCCGACGCGGCGCCCGCCACCGCCGCACCCGCTACGGCCGCCCGGTACGCGGCGGCGTCGTAGCGCCACGGCTGCCACGGCACCCGGGAACGCAACAGGTTGGCGATCCGTACGCCGCCCCAGTCGAAGTCACCGTGGTAACGCAACCGCGCGCCACTGGTGGTGAGGCCGGCCAGCAGCCGCAGCGCCGCCGTGCTCGGCTGACCGTTGACGCAGACCAGCGGCGGACACGCCGGACCGAGCAGATCGGCCGCCGCGGCCAGCACCGTCGGGTTCTCGCAGACGTGGACGGTGCCGGCCGGGAACGTCGGTCGCTCCCGGCCGAGTTGACGCAGGGTCAGCACGAGCGGCTCACCGGCCGTCGCGGCGGGCGCCGTCAGGGCGTACAACTGACTGCCCGGACTCGCCGTCACGTTGAGCGTCAGGACGGTCGACGAGAGTTCGTCGACGAGAACACCGGCGCTGTCCCACAGCGCCCGCCGCCGCTGC
This window harbors:
- a CDS encoding helix-turn-helix domain-containing protein, encoding MAPADDEQPAGHRVVCHLDQLLAEHRMTLTELAERVGVTVVNLSVLKNDRARAIRFSTLTAICDVLHCQPGDLFSVRPTGSAQAPDPPGHP